The stretch of DNA TCGAGGATGCGCCGCTTCGGCCAGATGGTCTCGATCAGCACGGTGAGGTAGGCCTCCAGGCCCTTGCGCAAGTAGCTGCGCCCGGGCCAGAGGAAAAGGTTCTTCGCCACCTGCTGCGAGATCGTGCTCGCGCCGCGCAGGCGCCGGCCGCGCTCGTGCTCGGCGAGGGCCTTCTCGATCGCCTCACGGTCGAAGCCGCCGTGGCGCGGGAAGTTCTGATCCTCGGCGGCGACCACCGCCAAGCGCGCCGCGGGCGCGATCTCGTCCCAGGGCGTCCAGGTGTAGGCGGGGCCGGCGCCTTGCCGCGTGCGCAGTCGCTCCTGGAGCATCATCGCGCTGGTGGGCGGCGGCAGCCAGCGCAGAGCGACGAGGCTCGCCACCGGCAAGCCGACAACGATCAGCGCGATCGCGACGAGGATTCGCAGCAGCCAGCGGCGCATGGCGGCGATCATACGCCCTCTTGCGAGCGGCGGGAAGCGCGACCCTCGCCCCGCGGCGTGCCGGGCGAGGGCCGTCGCTCGGTCTAGCGGGCTACCAGGCGGACTTCACGGTGCTGAAGGCCTTGACGGCCACGGCCGTCGCCGTCCAGTCGGCCGTCACGCTCTGGATAAAGTAGTCCCCGATCAGGTCCGGGTCGTGGTCGAAGCCGAAGAGGATCGACCCCACGCCCGCGCCCGTGACGCCGGTGGACTCGGCGGGCACGATCACCACCCCGTCGAGCGAGAC from bacterium encodes:
- the mtgA gene encoding monofunctional biosynthetic peptidoglycan transglycosylase; the encoded protein is MIAAMRRWLLRILVAIALIVVGLPVASLVALRWLPPPTSAMMLQERLRTRQGAGPAYTWTPWDEIAPAARLAVVAAEDQNFPRHGGFDREAIEKALAEHERGRRLRGASTISQQVAKNLFLWPGRSYLRKGLEAYLTVLIETIWPKRRILEVYLNVAEMGPGVYGVGAASRLYFHKPAAQLDRYEAALLAAVLPSPKRLSADRPSGYVRQRAGWIVGQMEQLGGPAYLKDL